The genome window CACATACAGATGTTCTGCCTTATCCTGTACCTTGGCATTATAATCATATATCGAGAGAATACCATCGCCTGTTTGATTATTGAGCAAAGTCGAGAGTTTCACGCCATTGCTAACACCCAATTTTTGGCATTCCGATGATGTCAAAGCGCTGCTGATCTTAAACTCCAAATCGTCTTTTCGGTTAACGAATGATTCTTTCGTGTCACTCATGTAGATCACATCATTATCATCGTTGTTGTTATTGATCAGACCATTGTCACTATATACCTTGACTTCAAAAGACTTTAGCATGATACTGCTTACATGGGCCAATAATGGAATTTCGTTGGTTCCCCATTTGGTATGTCTCCAAAATGATGGATGCCTACGAGTGATTTCACCCCATACGGTATTGACAGGGCCCAATATCATGAATTGTACTCGTCCGCTCACCTTATCAGCCTTTCTGATTGGTATGGCTATTCCCTCGGCATCAATACCAATTTTATAATCATGGTTACCCTGCAAAGAATATTCTGTTCCGATTAGCTTATCTCCGATTTTAGGGTCAAAGCCAATATTGAAACATTGCTGATAATATTCCTCATCGCTCGCGCATGACTCCCTCGGCTTATAATCACGCCAGACAAAATCCTGAGGCCAACCATTACCTGTATATGGTACACCTGTGCCCAAATCATTATCTGGAGTCTTCTCCACAACACATTTGCCTCCGATGATCAGCATACAGGCCAACACCGCAACCTTGGAGATCTTATCCGAGCTCTCGCCATAGGCGCTGTACTTATACTCATATTCCTGTGGCCCCTCACCGGAGTAGGGGATGAAACCATATTGGGTATTAGGGTCATAGATCTCCTCTGTGTTCGGTCTTTCTGCTTTCCAATACTTTCGAGTGTAATACCGTCCATCTCCGTTATTTCGACTCGGAACAGTTTGATGCCATACATATACCGTATTGGGCTTACCAATTTCAAGAGGAGATGCCCATTCTTTCGTATTAAGGGTAAAATATGTATTTGTCATTTTCATCGTTGGATTCAGAATGACCTTGCCCGACAATACGATATAATTGGTTGTCTCATTATCCGATGGAGAGAAGACACCTCCAACCTTATTCCCGGTATATACGGCATAAGGGATTTTGTCCTTGATCGCCGTCTCACTCGGGTATGTCTTGCTCTCGTCATTATCGATTCCGTTTCCATTAACACTTATGACCAGATAATTGCTCATATCCACCTTAGACACCGGGGCATTATCATCCTTTGCAGATTCGATCTTGATCTTACCCATTGAGAAGATAGCCCCACCCAGATGATTGGCCAGATAGTTTGGGAGGGCTTGCTGATTCAGTCCCTCGGCGGCATATTTGGAGATGAGATCTGTGGATCCTAGGGATCCGACCGGAAAACTCCATTGGCTATTTCTCATAACTTGGAGGAACCAATTAGTAACGGATCCCGCTCCATAGTCTGTATTGGCCTCATGGGTCATAGCATAAAATGCGTTATACGCACTTTTGCCCTCTCCATCTGCTGCATACTCTGTGCAATATTTCTGCATATTAGCATAAGGAGACACCAAAAGATCATCATCCAATGGGCTTTCAATAATGCTATCCACATCCTCAATCTTGCAAGTGAGCAATAATTGATTGTACACATCTCCAATACTGATTGTGGTGTCCGTTCCATATACATTAGCATTGGAGAAATCTACAATTCGATAGGATTCCGCGGCATTGGCCTTTTTCTTCTTAAGATCATACCAGATGATGGCCTCTCCAGATTTCACCGTTTCCCATGAGAAGAGATAAAACTTGAAACCGTCTTGGGCAATATGGAGATTAAGATATTTGATACATTCCTCCATAACGGCATCCTGTTGCCACACATCGTCCTCCTCATCACCCAAAAACAATAATTCTGATATTGATAGCTGAGATAATATTGAATATCTGTTGCCCGCTTTGCTGTCAATGGCTTTGCTGCCATCATACAAAAAACTAACTGCGCCTGTACCCAAAATATCGAGAGTGGATGTAATACCATCTAAGATCTCCATAATAATGTCGTAGATACTGCGCTGCTGTGCCTCATTCTTGACGATCGAATAGATCACACCTAGTGATCCAATATTCTTGTATTTGGAGTACTGCAAAGCACTCAATACATCGATACAATTAAGCTCGAGCTCATCCAAATACTGAACGAATGACTGAGAAAATGTCTGCGGCTCAATGAACCCTGCAAACACACATCTTTCGCCCTGATACACATTCACGATTGCATCCCGGCATGATGAGCAGAAAAATTCCGGGATGTACTCACGGCAAAGCAATCGGATTTTCGCACTACTACGTAGCAGATGATCGAATGTATCATTCACCTCATTGGAGATCTCAACAGGATCATCTGCAAACAATACATTCTCAATTCCAATCTCGATTTCTTTGGTACGATCATTATTTGTCACGATGTGAACCGTGATAATGTCATTAACCTCATTTATGAATTTGCCGTGTATGTACATAACCTAGAATTTAAAATTTCTTTCCACTTTTACCCGCCACCTTTTCCTCATTGCGAATGAACTCAACCATTCTCCGGAATTTCGGATTCATGCTAATATCCACATTCACAACAGGAGGCTGCAATGAATTTGCGAGCCCGCCCATATCATAGATAACAGGCTGAATAGATCTATCAGAAAACGATGGCATCTGATAATTTGAGCCATTGACCATATTAAACAGCCGAGTCTGCTGAAACTTATTAAGGATCATTTCTCCGCTGTTCACTCTAGCGAATTTCCTATCACCCGAAACCGATGTTCCACCAATAACACCACCTGTAGCAAAGCCCTGAGCAGATTTGACGGTGGAGATCATAGATACCAATTGAGCCAATCCTGTGGCTGCAAAAGCCACCCATGCCCATGGTCCCATGGATGCCGCCTGTGTGGTGGCCGTAGCATAGCCCGCTGTCATGGTGGCTATCGCCTGTGCTAATGTGCCCGCTATATTGAGCTCTGGGACCTCGATGGCCTCACCCAGACCGGACAGGCTGCTGCCCATGGCCGATATTGCATCACAGGCTCCCTGCATCTTAGTTTTGGCCTTATCAATGTCCTCCGTCTGCACATCGATCGTAACAGGCTTAAGCCCCAACTTATCTAACTCGGCATTGATCTCTTTGAGATCCTGTAGAGCTTGATCCTTACCGATCAATCCGATCTCATAATCAGATTGAATGCGACCCGCTTTTGCCTGAGCATTAGAATGACTCTGCCTCTTATCATCATCGCTGCCCGCTTTGATATATGTAGGCTCGGCAATGGCGGCAATAGTAACTTTGCCCTTGGTTGCCTCATCGATCTTTGCCTGTATGTCTCTAACCTTTGCCATGGCCTCGACCTTGGCATCTACGGTAACTGCATTATCGAAACCTTTCTGAGCCGTTTGCAGCTCATCCTGTAACTGTTCTAGGGCGGTCTTAACAACCTCCTTATCCGGTTTCTCAACACCGATTCTAATCTTAAGCTCCTTAAATTTAGTCTCGATGTCCCCATATTGCTTTTGCAGATCCTTGGCCAGACTCTCATCACCTGTGGCATTGATCTTCTTTCTCAGATCATCTAATTTTTTCTGATACCAATCAATACTATTCTCAACAGCTTCTTTTTCCTCTATCTTTCCGGTTTTTGCCGGAGTGGTTTTACCGCCTCTGCCTCCGGATCCCTCACCCGGCATTGTAGAGGAATAACCATTGAATTGCTTATAAGATGTGCCCGCATTCTGCTTAACGAGGGCCTCCATCCGTTTCTTGGCATTCTGCTCTTGACGATACAATGCAGTAGCCTGTCTCGAAACAATATCCCTCTGACTTGTGCCCTTGACCTCAACGTCCTGATACATTGGGATGATCTTTCCGTCTCCGGCATCAATCTGCCCAACTGCCTTGCGCCGCGTCTTGTTTTTAGCGCTAAACTTTTTAGTCTTGCCATTGGCATCATGAGTGAGATCATATCGCTTCTGCTGTAGATCCGCTGCCTGATTAGCGAGGCTACGGATTCGGATCTCATTGATCATTTGATTGCAATAGGCCTTGCTGTTTCCTGTCAATGCCGTGTACCATTGAGCCACAGTAGAATAATACCCCATAGCCTCACCATAGGTGCTATTCATTTCAGATACCAATTTCTTCTCCTCGGTCTTGCTTCCCTTAAAATCCTTAAGTTTAGAGATGTTCATATCGAGGGCGGTCTGCACTTCATAGATCTGTTTAGCCTCCTGTGCCCTTGCCGCTTTAGCTGATTCCTCCGCGGATGATAATGCTTTCATCCCTGCCGCTGCATCATCCGATGATGAGGAGAGAGAAGAGATCACTTCTGTTAGTGCATATATTGCGATACCTACACCTGTAGATATTAATAATCCCTTGACTGCCGCCCGCAATGCCTTGACTGCAAATGCCGCTGTGGTTGCACCTACGGCCGTTCCTGTTAGATGCGCCCGGAGTAATCTCAGTGAGGCTGAGGCTACGAGTGAGGCGGTTCTGAGTCCGGTAATGGCTCCCGACAACAGACCGACTACGATCTTAGAATTAGCGAAAACTAGCACAGCTCCCTGCATCGCCTTGCCTAGCTTGATAACGGATCCTGTGAGAATTGTAGTCTGGGCAATGAACGAAACGAATGGCAATCCCTGCTGAACGATCTCACCGATCTTTAGCTTGACGGCGGTAAATCTCTGTTCTAGATGCTTCATCTGTCCGGCATCCGTCTTGCCCAATTCGGCATTCATATCGCCCACATTGTCTTTAATGATCTGGGCTAACATGGCGGCTCGTTGGCTCTCCGTACCATACTCCATAATCTGTTTCTGGGATTCCGTGAAAGTAATACCAACACGCTTAAGCGCCGATGTCTGTCCCATCATCGCCTTACCCATCAGGTTCGCTACGGCGCGACCATCTTCCTCTGAGGCGTTCAATCCCTTTTGCTGTGCGATCAGATTGTTCATCGCTGGGATCAATGTCTCTAGACTTCGTTTCTCATAGAGGAACGTAGCTATCTGTTGGGCTCCTGTCTTCTGAACGACACCGCCGACAACTCCGAGCTTAGACTGAGCGCTGATCACGGCATTGATGCTCTTAACATCATCCTCCGTGGCGTTCATTCTCTGCTTCATCACAGTAGTGAGCTGTGTGTTCGCCTGTTGCACGGCATTGTATGATGTAGTAAGACCCTGCATCACGCCCTGCAATGAAACTACGGCATCAGATACGTTCTGGAACACAGTAATAGCTTGGTTGACACTAATCAGTCCATCACGTAATTTGGTGGCTGAACTTTTAGAGTCATCCATCGCTTTTCTCAGTTTGCCTACGTCTGTAGTAACAACCCCGAGCTGCTCCTTTCCGTCAATCGTTAACTTAATGTTAAATTTTATCTCTTTAGCCATATTTTCACATAAGTAAGTAACTAAATTAAAATATTATTCGTATCTTTGCAGTAGATATAAAACCCTTATCGTATGAAAGTATATTGGAGCAAAACAGCCGTATTGGGATTTATGTTTTTTACAATATCCCTCATTCTGGTTCTATCCTTTAAAGATAGTCTCAGCCACCCATCTATTGGCATCTATCTGAGTCTGTTCGGCATCTTTCTCTCCGGGATATATGCCGCTCTGCCAAAAATTGAACCCGCAAAGCCAAAGAAAGAAAAGGAGAAAAAAGAGATCAGCGATCTCTATACTTTCTCTATGCTTTTCTGTTTGCTGATTAGTGCCCTTAGCCTCGCTGTCGGCATCATCAGTACAATTCTCGGTAATATGGAGATCAATTATATCTGTGCGGCCATATTCGGCGTATCTTTCACCGCGTTCCTTTACGGATCATGGTGGAAAATAAGTAACATAGCCTCCAAAGCCAATTGGAGTGAATGGGGATGGGTCTAGGATCCCTCCAACTTCTTGCACCATTTTTCAAACACTTCCAAATGTTCTTTCTTGGATAACTGCTTTTTCTTCGCTGTTGCCCCTGTATTGGATTCCCATGGGAACCTAAAAAGATCCTGTGGCTTAAGTGCTTTTTTGGAGTAAGGAGCCACACAATATAACGCTAACATTCGTGTCTGCTCCCATACTTCTTGATGCTCAGTTTCCATCTTTTTGCAATATGCCGAATAGATGTGCCCAAATTCCTCTGGGGACAATCGGCAAAAATCGTCATAAGACAGACCAATCTCACCTATGGCGATCCCCAAGATTTCATAAATGCCTAACTTTTTTTTTCAGCATCAGCCTCGGCATCATTCTCAGGATCTTCACCCGGTCCCTCGCTGATAGCTTCCGACCATTGCATCATGTCCTCCGGCGAAATATTATCTGCAAAGCTCATCAGATCCATATCGAACTCGATGCCATCCACCTTACAAGCGGATGCCACACAACAGAAGAGATACGTACACATCTCCGACAGATTTTCACCTGCCTCTGTCACTTCTTTACCTGTCAACTTCTTGAAACGGAGCATAGCCCCCATAGAAGACCTACAAGGGTATGCCTTACCGTTGACAAGAATGTTGATAACACCATTTTTTTCTGGCATAACAACTACATTTAAAAACTTAAACCTTAATTATGGAACTAACAAAGAAAAACTTTCTATTCGCTCTCATGTGCGACCCCCGATGTAGTGGCCTTACCCGGATAGGTAGTAGGCTCACCATCGTTCTCCAATGTACCGCTGTATGTAACATCGTCATTGGCCGGAGCTTGCTTTTCGAGAGAGGCGATCACGAATTTACCGACGATCGATGGTGTGGCATCGCCCTCTCGCTCGAAAGCCTTAACATCGATGCTGTCACCCTTGCCCCACATTGGAGCGATCTCTGCATGTCCGTTCTCTGTCTCGTCATAGAAACAAAGACCCTCAAAGCTGATAGAGATAGACAGACCTGTGACCGTCTTACCTTTCCATTTGCCCGCGCTCTTCTTAGCTGTAGATACGGGCTTAACAGCATGCTCTTTGGTCTCACTATTATAAGTGACCGAGTGACTCGTACAATGGCCGACACATTTGTCACCGACCATCAGGAGCAAATCACTACCATTCACATAACCTTTACTCATATTTCTAAACCTTAATTGTGAATACTAATTGTTGAACATAAGCATCATCCTCATACCCCTCCTCACTTCCGGTTAAATAGCAACTGACGATTCTCTGATCACCCTTAACACCTTTCTTGGTTTCTAGGGCCTCTCTGACCGCCTCAGCTAATTCTATTCCGTCCGAATACTCCTGAGTATAACATACGATTTCTATCTGAACCGTATCTGCCCCGGGATAACCGGATTTTGTAGGAGCCTGATCCAATGATGCTCTACGATAGAGAATGTATGGCAAAACTGCCTTAGAGATGGCTACCGGGAAAATCTTATTTGTCTTAGACTCCACCTCCTTACTAGATATAAGCATATCTCTAATAACGTTGCCAACACTTAACGATGTCTTTGCCATATTACATCAATCCTTGTTTCTTAGCTGCTTTTTCGATGTTGGATTGAAAACTGTCAAAAAGATTATTTTCAACAGATCCCGCAGTCTTCTCCTCAGTCTCAGCCAAAAACCTATATCCGGGCATCTTTCCTGTCTGGTGGCCATCTCGGCGATACTGTCTCACCCTGTTACCCGACCATCGGCTCTTACTGAAAAAAGACGATGTTCTCTTTCCCACATGGCGCAATCTAGTACCATCCTCAGCCCACATCAGGACAGGCTTCTCCAAACTTCTTCGATTCTCATGGATTCCTTTCTTGCCGAATGGCTTGACAGTTACCATGAAACCTAAACCAAATCGGTTCGGGTATGTCCTCACATAGATACCTTTGTCCAAACTCCGTTTGGTTCCCGGTCCTATGGCCTTAGAGTGCAATGTGGACACAGCGACCTTTTTAACCCTGTTTCCCTCTTTTCTCATTGCGCTCCTCATCGCCTTACGTTGTGTCTTAAGATCCAAAGCCTTATACACATCAGCGAATGGTCTTTGCAGATCAACCTCGTTTCCCATCGATTAAGCAATTATTCGTTAACTCTTACACACACCAATGTTTTCATGCCTTTATCCAAGTTAGGGATGATGTTAGTGACGGTGTAGAGATGCCCGCCGATCTGTCTTGCCCGCCAATTCTCCTCAACAGGATGAACATCCCGGATATTGAACTCTGCCGAATAATCCGAAAAATGCTCTCCAACTTCTTCGCTGCGATTTCCGCTCTGCTTCACCCGCTCGGCATGTACCGTCCGAGTGCCGCGATATTCGGTGTTCTCAGCTCCGTAGTCATTGGAGGAAATGACAGGCTCCAACAGCTCTAACTTATATTTCATTCTTCCCGCTATCATCCACTAACTTTCTAAAAGGTTTGATAAGGGCCTGTAGCGCATCTGGAACAGCGTGCATCTGTACGGTGCTCACGCTCTCACGCTGATTGTACCAATGTGCCGCCAACATCATCATCGCATGTTTGAGCATTGGAGGGAATTTACCCTCCATCTGCTCCAATTCATCCTTTGATCTATTCGTGGCCTTGATAACTGCGCTCTCGGCCGTCTCCAATAATTCAGTTAAATAATCATCATCATCGGCAAAATCATCAGCCCTAACATGCTTTTTGAAAACATCCAAACTTACTACAGCCATATAGGTGATTATACCTTAGCGACCTTACCCAACTTAAACGCCTCCTGACGGAGAGTCTTGGTGGCAAAGCCTGTATTGAGCACGAAATCAACACTATCCTGACGAGCCTTAGAGTATGGATCCACAATAAAGCGGATTGTGCCAAACTGACCGAGAGGCTGATAACGCCAATCACCGAGACCGATGTACTCAGTAACATCGATGATACGTACAATATCGCCCTCTGTGCCCTTTGCCGGAACATCAGATGCAGACGTATATGTGGCCTTGATCTTAGCCTCATCGCCATCGGTGAGAGTATGATCACTCCAAGCCGATCCGGTGTACTTCTTATATGTGATGGTACGATCACAGATCTGATTGGTTGTGTAAACAGGCAAACCGCAAAGC of Segatella copri contains these proteins:
- a CDS encoding phage tail protein; translation: MSKGYVNGSDLLLMVGDKCVGHCTSHSVTYNSETKEHAVKPVSTAKKSAGKWKGKTVTGLSISISFEGLCFYDETENGHAEIAPMWGKGDSIDVKAFEREGDATPSIVGKFVIASLEKQAPANDDVTYSGTLENDGEPTTYPGKATTSGVAHESE
- the gp17 gene encoding tail completion protein gp17, with protein sequence MLISSKEVESKTNKIFPVAISKAVLPYILYRRASLDQAPTKSGYPGADTVQIEIVCYTQEYSDGIELAEAVREALETKKGVKGDQRIVSCYLTGSEEGYEDDAYVQQLVFTIKV
- a CDS encoding head-tail adaptor protein; the protein is MKYKLELLEPVISSNDYGAENTEYRGTRTVHAERVKQSGNRSEEVGEHFSDYSAEFNIRDVHPVEENWRARQIGGHLYTVTNIIPNLDKGMKTLVCVRVNE
- a CDS encoding head-tail connector protein, encoding MAVVSLDVFKKHVRADDFADDDDYLTELLETAESAVIKATNRSKDELEQMEGKFPPMLKHAMMMLAAHWYNQRESVSTVQMHAVPDALQALIKPFRKLVDDSGKNEI